A region from the Pelobates fuscus isolate aPelFus1 chromosome 3, aPelFus1.pri, whole genome shotgun sequence genome encodes:
- the BRD8 gene encoding bromodomain-containing protein 8 isoform X1 has translation MAAGPGKHKLLNLGPTEKWSIREKLCLASSVMRSGDQNWVSVSRAIKPFSEPGRPPDWFSQKHCASQYSELLETTETPKRKRGERGEVVETVEDVIVRKLTAERIDELKKLIKDTQEKYRKLKKEAELIQTGHMDSKLDETWNDIVIKKKQEEEEAEMKRKATDAAYQARQAAKNIPRRISSTVGRVSVGSSSPGGEFSLGDLTPSNLEEGNVGVSVGSLPSTTVSSFIGIPDTPPPPAPLDSPLTPVMDDSPQKKMVGQKATPPPSPLLSELLKKGSLLPTSPRLVSEGELALPSGHISGSGVLMDVGVLPGLHGGEMHPVQGTIPASPAASGAPTLSRLLEAGPAHFATPLASFSAAATSESPSKSLLTPIESQATIVMMSAMPITAAVPVTQQEGSDAAPDPHTVTVSMDSTDISMIIDSINKECLGSSEGTGQPKDAVSEVKGDLDLAEKMDIAVSYTGEELDFETVGDIIAIIEDKVDDHPEVLDVAAVEAALSFCEENDDPQSLGGPWDQAVQEHTAKQEALGQSLLPGAKEPDSIMNIMELTSEIKTEPPDQDMEQSQTEGSSINSHSPFHLGHSEHTEDLRGTTLKEPIKEEETDHNLKTEELHSETSQSETFANEDEKGMKLEQRPVLIDPVKSEPQSSNLNKDSQGEEEDEDDDVTSEVGSPEEPKEEEAGEEYLSEMDNEPPISESDDGYSIHNAQLQSHTLADSIPSSPASSQFSVCSEDQEAIQAQKIWKKAIMLVWRAAANHRYANVFLQPVTDDIAPGYHSIVQRPMDLSTIKKNIETGIIRSTAEFQRDIMLMFQNAVMYNSSDHDVYHMAVEMQRDVLEQIQQFLATQLIMQTSESGISAKSLRGRDSTRKQDASEKDSVPMGSPAFLLSLFDGGTRGRRCAIEADMKMKK, from the exons agcaCAAACTATTAAATCTTGGCCCGACAGAGAAATGGTCCATTCGGGAGAAGTTGTGTCTTGCATCTTCAGTCATGCGCAGCGGTGACCAGAACTG GGTGTCTGTGAGTCGCGCCATCAAACCCTTCTCAGAACCTGGTCGTCCTCCTGACTGGTTTTCACAAAAG CACTGTGCCTCTCAATACTCTGAGCTTCTGGAAACTACCGAGACCCCAAA ACGAAAGCGTGGTGAGAGAGGAGAGGTTGTGGAGACTGTGGAAGATGTTATAGTAAGAAAGCTAACAGCTGAAAGGATTGATGAGTTGAAGAAACTTATTAAAGATACTCAAGAAAAATACAG AAAATTGAAGAAAGAAGCAGAGTTGATTCAAACTGGCCACATGGACAGCAAGCTGGACGAGACCTGGAATGACATTGTGAT CAAGAAgaaacaggaggaagaggaggcggAAATGAAGAGAAAGGCCACAGATGCTGCATATCAAG CTCGACAGGCAGCTAAGAACATTCCTCGCAGAATTTCAAGCACAGTGGGCCGTGTCTCTGTTGGATCGTCGTCTCCAGGAGGAGAGTTCAGCCTAGGGGACTTGACACCAAGCAATCTTGAGGAGggaaatgtaggg GTAAGTGTGGGGTCTTTGCCAAGTACAACGGTCTCCTCCTTCATTGGGATACCTGATACCCCTCCTCCTCCTGCCCCCCTGGACTCCCCGTTGACCCCCGTGATGGACGACTCACCCCAGAAAAAGATGGTGGGACAGAAAGcaactccacccccctcccctctgctttCGGAACTCCTGAAGAAAGGCAGCCTGTTACCCACGAGTCCCCGGCTG gtgAGTGAAGGGGAATTAGCATTACCATCAGGTCACATTTCTGGTTCAGGTGTTCTTATGGATGTTGGAGTTTTGCCAGGTTTACATGGAGGTGAGATGCATCCTGTGCAAGGCACGATTCCAGCATCTCCCGCAGCTTCAG GTGCACCCACTCTGTCCCGGCTTCTAGAAGCTGGCCCTGCACACTTCGCTACACCTCTTGCTTCCTTCTCTGCTGCTGCCACCAGTGAGTCTCCGTCTAAATCTTTGCTGACCCCTATAGAGTCTCAGGCCACCATTGTAATGATGTCAGCAATGCCTATCACTGCAGCTGTCCCAG TGACCCAGCAGGAAGGCAGTGATGCTGCTCCAGATCCACACACAGTCACCGTGTCCATGGACAGCACGGATATTTCCATGATCATAGACTCCATCAATAAAGAGTGCCTAGGAAGTAGCGAAGGGACCGGACAACCAAAGGATGCGGTCTCTGAAGTTAAAGGGGACTTGGATCTAGCAGAAAAGATGGATATTGCTGTGTCATACACAGGCGAGGAATTGGATTTTGAGACTGTGGGTGACATCATTGCCATCATAGAGGACAAG GTGGATGACCACCCAGAAGTACTGGATGTGGCAGCAGTTGAAGCTGCTCTGTCTTTCTGTGAAGAAAATGATGACCCCCAATCACTTGGGGGCCCCTGGGATCAGGCTGTTCAAGAGCATACAGCAAAGCAGGAAGCACTTGGGCAGTCTCTCCTTCCAGGGGCCAAGGAGCCAGATTCTATAATGAACATCATGGAGCTTACTTCTGAAATAAAAACTGAGCCACCTGACCAAGACATGGAACAGTCACAGACAGAGGGAAGCTCCATCAATTCCCATTCACCATTTCATCTCGGCCATTCAGAACATACAGAAGATCTAAGAGGAACCACTCTAAAGGAGCCAATCAAAGAAGAGGAAACGGATCATAACTTGAAAACAGAG GAGCTCCATTCTGAAACTTCCCAGAGTGAGACTTTTGCAAATGAGGATGAAAAGGGAATGAAACTGGAGCAGAGACCTGTGCTAATTG ACCCAGTGAAATCGGAACCACAGTCTAGCAACCTCAACAAG GACTCTCAAGGTGAGGAAGAAGATGAAGACGACGATGTCACAAGTGAGGTTGGAAGCCCAGAGGAGCCCAAAGAAGAGGAGGCAGGAGAAGAATACCTGTCTGAGATGGATAACGAGCCCCCAATCAGTGAAAGTGATGATGGTTATAGCATCCATAACGCTCAGCTGCAATCCCACACACTCGCTGATTCCATTCCTAGCAGCCCAGCATCTTCTCAATT CTCTGTCTGTAGTGAAGACCAAGAGGCTATCCAAGctcaaaaaatatggaaaaaggcCATCATGTTAGTCTGGAGAGCAGCAGCCAATCACAG GTATGCAAATGTCTTCCTCCAGCCTGTTACGGATGACATTGCTCCTGGCTATCACAGCATTGTACAGAG GCCTATGGACCTATCGACTATAAAGAAAAACATTGAGACCGGTATAATTCGTAGCACAGCAGAGTTTCAAAGGGACATCATGCTAATGTTCCAGAATGCGGTTATGTACAATAGCTCTGACCATGATGTATACCACATGGCGGTGGAGATGCAAAGGGATGTGTTAGAACAGATCCAG CAATTCCTGGCCACCCAGTTAATAATGCAGACATCAGAGTCAGGCATAAGTGCCAAGAGCCTAAGGGGTCGTGACTCAACACGCAAGCAGGATGCTTCTGAGAAG GACAGTGTCCCCATGGGCTCTCCTgccttccttctctctctcttt GATGGTGGCACTCGAGGTCGTCGTTGCGCAATCGAAGCAGACATGAAAATGAAGAAATGA
- the BRD8 gene encoding bromodomain-containing protein 8 isoform X5 has translation MAAGPGKHKLLNLGPTEKWSIREKLCLASSVMRSGDQNWVSVSRAIKPFSEPGRPPDWFSQKHCASQYSELLETTETPKRKRGERGEVVETVEDVIVRKLTAERIDELKKLIKDTQEKYRKLKKEAELIQTGHMDSKLDETWNDIVIKKKQEEEEAEMKRKATDAAYQARQAAKNIPRRISSTVGRVSVGSSSPGGEFSLGDLTPSNLEEGNVGVSVGSLPSTTVSSFIGIPDTPPPPAPLDSPLTPVMDDSPQKKMVGQKATPPPSPLLSELLKKGSLLPTSPRLVSEGELALPSGHISGSGVLMDVGVLPGLHGGEMHPVQGTIPASPAASVTQQEGSDAAPDPHTVTVSMDSTDISMIIDSINKECLGSSEGTGQPKDAVSEVKGDLDLAEKMDIAVSYTGEELDFETVGDIIAIIEDKVDDHPEVLDVAAVEAALSFCEENDDPQSLGGPWDQAVQEHTAKQEALGQSLLPGAKEPDSIMNIMELTSEIKTEPPDQDMEQSQTEGSSINSHSPFHLGHSEHTEDLRGTTLKEPIKEEETDHNLKTEELHSETSQSETFANEDEKGMKLEQRPVLIDPVKSEPQSSNLNKDSQGEEEDEDDDVTSEVGSPEEPKEEEAGEEYLSEMDNEPPISESDDGYSIHNAQLQSHTLADSIPSSPASSQFSVCSEDQEAIQAQKIWKKAIMLVWRAAANHRYANVFLQPVTDDIAPGYHSIVQRPMDLSTIKKNIETGIIRSTAEFQRDIMLMFQNAVMYNSSDHDVYHMAVEMQRDVLEQIQQFLATQLIMQTSESGISAKSLRGRDSTRKQDASEKDGGTRGRRCAIEADMKMKK, from the exons agcaCAAACTATTAAATCTTGGCCCGACAGAGAAATGGTCCATTCGGGAGAAGTTGTGTCTTGCATCTTCAGTCATGCGCAGCGGTGACCAGAACTG GGTGTCTGTGAGTCGCGCCATCAAACCCTTCTCAGAACCTGGTCGTCCTCCTGACTGGTTTTCACAAAAG CACTGTGCCTCTCAATACTCTGAGCTTCTGGAAACTACCGAGACCCCAAA ACGAAAGCGTGGTGAGAGAGGAGAGGTTGTGGAGACTGTGGAAGATGTTATAGTAAGAAAGCTAACAGCTGAAAGGATTGATGAGTTGAAGAAACTTATTAAAGATACTCAAGAAAAATACAG AAAATTGAAGAAAGAAGCAGAGTTGATTCAAACTGGCCACATGGACAGCAAGCTGGACGAGACCTGGAATGACATTGTGAT CAAGAAgaaacaggaggaagaggaggcggAAATGAAGAGAAAGGCCACAGATGCTGCATATCAAG CTCGACAGGCAGCTAAGAACATTCCTCGCAGAATTTCAAGCACAGTGGGCCGTGTCTCTGTTGGATCGTCGTCTCCAGGAGGAGAGTTCAGCCTAGGGGACTTGACACCAAGCAATCTTGAGGAGggaaatgtaggg GTAAGTGTGGGGTCTTTGCCAAGTACAACGGTCTCCTCCTTCATTGGGATACCTGATACCCCTCCTCCTCCTGCCCCCCTGGACTCCCCGTTGACCCCCGTGATGGACGACTCACCCCAGAAAAAGATGGTGGGACAGAAAGcaactccacccccctcccctctgctttCGGAACTCCTGAAGAAAGGCAGCCTGTTACCCACGAGTCCCCGGCTG gtgAGTGAAGGGGAATTAGCATTACCATCAGGTCACATTTCTGGTTCAGGTGTTCTTATGGATGTTGGAGTTTTGCCAGGTTTACATGGAGGTGAGATGCATCCTGTGCAAGGCACGATTCCAGCATCTCCCGCAGCTTCAG TGACCCAGCAGGAAGGCAGTGATGCTGCTCCAGATCCACACACAGTCACCGTGTCCATGGACAGCACGGATATTTCCATGATCATAGACTCCATCAATAAAGAGTGCCTAGGAAGTAGCGAAGGGACCGGACAACCAAAGGATGCGGTCTCTGAAGTTAAAGGGGACTTGGATCTAGCAGAAAAGATGGATATTGCTGTGTCATACACAGGCGAGGAATTGGATTTTGAGACTGTGGGTGACATCATTGCCATCATAGAGGACAAG GTGGATGACCACCCAGAAGTACTGGATGTGGCAGCAGTTGAAGCTGCTCTGTCTTTCTGTGAAGAAAATGATGACCCCCAATCACTTGGGGGCCCCTGGGATCAGGCTGTTCAAGAGCATACAGCAAAGCAGGAAGCACTTGGGCAGTCTCTCCTTCCAGGGGCCAAGGAGCCAGATTCTATAATGAACATCATGGAGCTTACTTCTGAAATAAAAACTGAGCCACCTGACCAAGACATGGAACAGTCACAGACAGAGGGAAGCTCCATCAATTCCCATTCACCATTTCATCTCGGCCATTCAGAACATACAGAAGATCTAAGAGGAACCACTCTAAAGGAGCCAATCAAAGAAGAGGAAACGGATCATAACTTGAAAACAGAG GAGCTCCATTCTGAAACTTCCCAGAGTGAGACTTTTGCAAATGAGGATGAAAAGGGAATGAAACTGGAGCAGAGACCTGTGCTAATTG ACCCAGTGAAATCGGAACCACAGTCTAGCAACCTCAACAAG GACTCTCAAGGTGAGGAAGAAGATGAAGACGACGATGTCACAAGTGAGGTTGGAAGCCCAGAGGAGCCCAAAGAAGAGGAGGCAGGAGAAGAATACCTGTCTGAGATGGATAACGAGCCCCCAATCAGTGAAAGTGATGATGGTTATAGCATCCATAACGCTCAGCTGCAATCCCACACACTCGCTGATTCCATTCCTAGCAGCCCAGCATCTTCTCAATT CTCTGTCTGTAGTGAAGACCAAGAGGCTATCCAAGctcaaaaaatatggaaaaaggcCATCATGTTAGTCTGGAGAGCAGCAGCCAATCACAG GTATGCAAATGTCTTCCTCCAGCCTGTTACGGATGACATTGCTCCTGGCTATCACAGCATTGTACAGAG GCCTATGGACCTATCGACTATAAAGAAAAACATTGAGACCGGTATAATTCGTAGCACAGCAGAGTTTCAAAGGGACATCATGCTAATGTTCCAGAATGCGGTTATGTACAATAGCTCTGACCATGATGTATACCACATGGCGGTGGAGATGCAAAGGGATGTGTTAGAACAGATCCAG CAATTCCTGGCCACCCAGTTAATAATGCAGACATCAGAGTCAGGCATAAGTGCCAAGAGCCTAAGGGGTCGTGACTCAACACGCAAGCAGGATGCTTCTGAGAAG GATGGTGGCACTCGAGGTCGTCGTTGCGCAATCGAAGCAGACATGAAAATGAAGAAATGA
- the BRD8 gene encoding bromodomain-containing protein 8 isoform X4, giving the protein MAAGPGKHKLLNLGPTEKWSIREKLCLASSVMRSGDQNWVSVSRAIKPFSEPGRPPDWFSQKHCASQYSELLETTETPKRKRGERGEVVETVEDVIVRKLTAERIDELKKLIKDTQEKYRKLKKEAELIQTGHMDSKLDETWNDIVIKKKQEEEEAEMKRKATDAAYQARQAAKNIPRRISSTVGRVSVGSSSPGGEFSLGDLTPSNLEEGNVGVSEGELALPSGHISGSGVLMDVGVLPGLHGGEMHPVQGTIPASPAASGAPTLSRLLEAGPAHFATPLASFSAAATSESPSKSLLTPIESQATIVMMSAMPITAAVPVTQQEGSDAAPDPHTVTVSMDSTDISMIIDSINKECLGSSEGTGQPKDAVSEVKGDLDLAEKMDIAVSYTGEELDFETVGDIIAIIEDKVDDHPEVLDVAAVEAALSFCEENDDPQSLGGPWDQAVQEHTAKQEALGQSLLPGAKEPDSIMNIMELTSEIKTEPPDQDMEQSQTEGSSINSHSPFHLGHSEHTEDLRGTTLKEPIKEEETDHNLKTEELHSETSQSETFANEDEKGMKLEQRPVLIDPVKSEPQSSNLNKDSQGEEEDEDDDVTSEVGSPEEPKEEEAGEEYLSEMDNEPPISESDDGYSIHNAQLQSHTLADSIPSSPASSQFSVCSEDQEAIQAQKIWKKAIMLVWRAAANHRYANVFLQPVTDDIAPGYHSIVQRPMDLSTIKKNIETGIIRSTAEFQRDIMLMFQNAVMYNSSDHDVYHMAVEMQRDVLEQIQQFLATQLIMQTSESGISAKSLRGRDSTRKQDASEKDSVPMGSPAFLLSLFDGGTRGRRCAIEADMKMKK; this is encoded by the exons agcaCAAACTATTAAATCTTGGCCCGACAGAGAAATGGTCCATTCGGGAGAAGTTGTGTCTTGCATCTTCAGTCATGCGCAGCGGTGACCAGAACTG GGTGTCTGTGAGTCGCGCCATCAAACCCTTCTCAGAACCTGGTCGTCCTCCTGACTGGTTTTCACAAAAG CACTGTGCCTCTCAATACTCTGAGCTTCTGGAAACTACCGAGACCCCAAA ACGAAAGCGTGGTGAGAGAGGAGAGGTTGTGGAGACTGTGGAAGATGTTATAGTAAGAAAGCTAACAGCTGAAAGGATTGATGAGTTGAAGAAACTTATTAAAGATACTCAAGAAAAATACAG AAAATTGAAGAAAGAAGCAGAGTTGATTCAAACTGGCCACATGGACAGCAAGCTGGACGAGACCTGGAATGACATTGTGAT CAAGAAgaaacaggaggaagaggaggcggAAATGAAGAGAAAGGCCACAGATGCTGCATATCAAG CTCGACAGGCAGCTAAGAACATTCCTCGCAGAATTTCAAGCACAGTGGGCCGTGTCTCTGTTGGATCGTCGTCTCCAGGAGGAGAGTTCAGCCTAGGGGACTTGACACCAAGCAATCTTGAGGAGggaaatgtaggg gtgAGTGAAGGGGAATTAGCATTACCATCAGGTCACATTTCTGGTTCAGGTGTTCTTATGGATGTTGGAGTTTTGCCAGGTTTACATGGAGGTGAGATGCATCCTGTGCAAGGCACGATTCCAGCATCTCCCGCAGCTTCAG GTGCACCCACTCTGTCCCGGCTTCTAGAAGCTGGCCCTGCACACTTCGCTACACCTCTTGCTTCCTTCTCTGCTGCTGCCACCAGTGAGTCTCCGTCTAAATCTTTGCTGACCCCTATAGAGTCTCAGGCCACCATTGTAATGATGTCAGCAATGCCTATCACTGCAGCTGTCCCAG TGACCCAGCAGGAAGGCAGTGATGCTGCTCCAGATCCACACACAGTCACCGTGTCCATGGACAGCACGGATATTTCCATGATCATAGACTCCATCAATAAAGAGTGCCTAGGAAGTAGCGAAGGGACCGGACAACCAAAGGATGCGGTCTCTGAAGTTAAAGGGGACTTGGATCTAGCAGAAAAGATGGATATTGCTGTGTCATACACAGGCGAGGAATTGGATTTTGAGACTGTGGGTGACATCATTGCCATCATAGAGGACAAG GTGGATGACCACCCAGAAGTACTGGATGTGGCAGCAGTTGAAGCTGCTCTGTCTTTCTGTGAAGAAAATGATGACCCCCAATCACTTGGGGGCCCCTGGGATCAGGCTGTTCAAGAGCATACAGCAAAGCAGGAAGCACTTGGGCAGTCTCTCCTTCCAGGGGCCAAGGAGCCAGATTCTATAATGAACATCATGGAGCTTACTTCTGAAATAAAAACTGAGCCACCTGACCAAGACATGGAACAGTCACAGACAGAGGGAAGCTCCATCAATTCCCATTCACCATTTCATCTCGGCCATTCAGAACATACAGAAGATCTAAGAGGAACCACTCTAAAGGAGCCAATCAAAGAAGAGGAAACGGATCATAACTTGAAAACAGAG GAGCTCCATTCTGAAACTTCCCAGAGTGAGACTTTTGCAAATGAGGATGAAAAGGGAATGAAACTGGAGCAGAGACCTGTGCTAATTG ACCCAGTGAAATCGGAACCACAGTCTAGCAACCTCAACAAG GACTCTCAAGGTGAGGAAGAAGATGAAGACGACGATGTCACAAGTGAGGTTGGAAGCCCAGAGGAGCCCAAAGAAGAGGAGGCAGGAGAAGAATACCTGTCTGAGATGGATAACGAGCCCCCAATCAGTGAAAGTGATGATGGTTATAGCATCCATAACGCTCAGCTGCAATCCCACACACTCGCTGATTCCATTCCTAGCAGCCCAGCATCTTCTCAATT CTCTGTCTGTAGTGAAGACCAAGAGGCTATCCAAGctcaaaaaatatggaaaaaggcCATCATGTTAGTCTGGAGAGCAGCAGCCAATCACAG GTATGCAAATGTCTTCCTCCAGCCTGTTACGGATGACATTGCTCCTGGCTATCACAGCATTGTACAGAG GCCTATGGACCTATCGACTATAAAGAAAAACATTGAGACCGGTATAATTCGTAGCACAGCAGAGTTTCAAAGGGACATCATGCTAATGTTCCAGAATGCGGTTATGTACAATAGCTCTGACCATGATGTATACCACATGGCGGTGGAGATGCAAAGGGATGTGTTAGAACAGATCCAG CAATTCCTGGCCACCCAGTTAATAATGCAGACATCAGAGTCAGGCATAAGTGCCAAGAGCCTAAGGGGTCGTGACTCAACACGCAAGCAGGATGCTTCTGAGAAG GACAGTGTCCCCATGGGCTCTCCTgccttccttctctctctcttt GATGGTGGCACTCGAGGTCGTCGTTGCGCAATCGAAGCAGACATGAAAATGAAGAAATGA
- the BRD8 gene encoding bromodomain-containing protein 8 isoform X2, whose translation MAAGPGKHKLLNLGPTEKWSIREKLCLASSVMRSGDQNWVSVSRAIKPFSEPGRPPDWFSQKHCASQYSELLETTETPKRKRGERGEVVETVEDVIVRKLTAERIDELKKLIKDTQEKYRKLKKEAELIQTGHMDSKLDETWNDIVIKKKQEEEEAEMKRKATDAAYQARQAAKNIPRRISSTVGRVSVGSSSPGGEFSLGDLTPSNLEEGNVGVSVGSLPSTTVSSFIGIPDTPPPPAPLDSPLTPVMDDSPQKKMVGQKATPPPSPLLSELLKKGSLLPTSPRLVSEGELALPSGHISGSGVLMDVGVLPGLHGGEMHPVQGTIPASPAASGAPTLSRLLEAGPAHFATPLASFSAAATSESPSKSLLTPIESQATIVMMSAMPITAAVPVTQQEGSDAAPDPHTVTVSMDSTDISMIIDSINKECLGSSEGTGQPKDAVSEVKGDLDLAEKMDIAVSYTGEELDFETVGDIIAIIEDKVDDHPEVLDVAAVEAALSFCEENDDPQSLGGPWDQAVQEHTAKQEALGQSLLPGAKEPDSIMNIMELTSEIKTEPPDQDMEQSQTEGSSINSHSPFHLGHSEHTEDLRGTTLKEPIKEEETDHNLKTEELHSETSQSETFANEDEKGMKLEQRPVLIDPVKSEPQSSNLNKDSQGEEEDEDDDVTSEVGSPEEPKEEEAGEEYLSEMDNEPPISESDDGYSIHNAQLQSHTLADSIPSSPASSQFSVCSEDQEAIQAQKIWKKAIMLVWRAAANHRYANVFLQPVTDDIAPGYHSIVQRPMDLSTIKKNIETGIIRSTAEFQRDIMLMFQNAVMYNSSDHDVYHMAVEMQRDVLEQIQQFLATQLIMQTSESGISAKSLRGRDSTRKQDASEKDGGTRGRRCAIEADMKMKK comes from the exons agcaCAAACTATTAAATCTTGGCCCGACAGAGAAATGGTCCATTCGGGAGAAGTTGTGTCTTGCATCTTCAGTCATGCGCAGCGGTGACCAGAACTG GGTGTCTGTGAGTCGCGCCATCAAACCCTTCTCAGAACCTGGTCGTCCTCCTGACTGGTTTTCACAAAAG CACTGTGCCTCTCAATACTCTGAGCTTCTGGAAACTACCGAGACCCCAAA ACGAAAGCGTGGTGAGAGAGGAGAGGTTGTGGAGACTGTGGAAGATGTTATAGTAAGAAAGCTAACAGCTGAAAGGATTGATGAGTTGAAGAAACTTATTAAAGATACTCAAGAAAAATACAG AAAATTGAAGAAAGAAGCAGAGTTGATTCAAACTGGCCACATGGACAGCAAGCTGGACGAGACCTGGAATGACATTGTGAT CAAGAAgaaacaggaggaagaggaggcggAAATGAAGAGAAAGGCCACAGATGCTGCATATCAAG CTCGACAGGCAGCTAAGAACATTCCTCGCAGAATTTCAAGCACAGTGGGCCGTGTCTCTGTTGGATCGTCGTCTCCAGGAGGAGAGTTCAGCCTAGGGGACTTGACACCAAGCAATCTTGAGGAGggaaatgtaggg GTAAGTGTGGGGTCTTTGCCAAGTACAACGGTCTCCTCCTTCATTGGGATACCTGATACCCCTCCTCCTCCTGCCCCCCTGGACTCCCCGTTGACCCCCGTGATGGACGACTCACCCCAGAAAAAGATGGTGGGACAGAAAGcaactccacccccctcccctctgctttCGGAACTCCTGAAGAAAGGCAGCCTGTTACCCACGAGTCCCCGGCTG gtgAGTGAAGGGGAATTAGCATTACCATCAGGTCACATTTCTGGTTCAGGTGTTCTTATGGATGTTGGAGTTTTGCCAGGTTTACATGGAGGTGAGATGCATCCTGTGCAAGGCACGATTCCAGCATCTCCCGCAGCTTCAG GTGCACCCACTCTGTCCCGGCTTCTAGAAGCTGGCCCTGCACACTTCGCTACACCTCTTGCTTCCTTCTCTGCTGCTGCCACCAGTGAGTCTCCGTCTAAATCTTTGCTGACCCCTATAGAGTCTCAGGCCACCATTGTAATGATGTCAGCAATGCCTATCACTGCAGCTGTCCCAG TGACCCAGCAGGAAGGCAGTGATGCTGCTCCAGATCCACACACAGTCACCGTGTCCATGGACAGCACGGATATTTCCATGATCATAGACTCCATCAATAAAGAGTGCCTAGGAAGTAGCGAAGGGACCGGACAACCAAAGGATGCGGTCTCTGAAGTTAAAGGGGACTTGGATCTAGCAGAAAAGATGGATATTGCTGTGTCATACACAGGCGAGGAATTGGATTTTGAGACTGTGGGTGACATCATTGCCATCATAGAGGACAAG GTGGATGACCACCCAGAAGTACTGGATGTGGCAGCAGTTGAAGCTGCTCTGTCTTTCTGTGAAGAAAATGATGACCCCCAATCACTTGGGGGCCCCTGGGATCAGGCTGTTCAAGAGCATACAGCAAAGCAGGAAGCACTTGGGCAGTCTCTCCTTCCAGGGGCCAAGGAGCCAGATTCTATAATGAACATCATGGAGCTTACTTCTGAAATAAAAACTGAGCCACCTGACCAAGACATGGAACAGTCACAGACAGAGGGAAGCTCCATCAATTCCCATTCACCATTTCATCTCGGCCATTCAGAACATACAGAAGATCTAAGAGGAACCACTCTAAAGGAGCCAATCAAAGAAGAGGAAACGGATCATAACTTGAAAACAGAG GAGCTCCATTCTGAAACTTCCCAGAGTGAGACTTTTGCAAATGAGGATGAAAAGGGAATGAAACTGGAGCAGAGACCTGTGCTAATTG ACCCAGTGAAATCGGAACCACAGTCTAGCAACCTCAACAAG GACTCTCAAGGTGAGGAAGAAGATGAAGACGACGATGTCACAAGTGAGGTTGGAAGCCCAGAGGAGCCCAAAGAAGAGGAGGCAGGAGAAGAATACCTGTCTGAGATGGATAACGAGCCCCCAATCAGTGAAAGTGATGATGGTTATAGCATCCATAACGCTCAGCTGCAATCCCACACACTCGCTGATTCCATTCCTAGCAGCCCAGCATCTTCTCAATT CTCTGTCTGTAGTGAAGACCAAGAGGCTATCCAAGctcaaaaaatatggaaaaaggcCATCATGTTAGTCTGGAGAGCAGCAGCCAATCACAG GTATGCAAATGTCTTCCTCCAGCCTGTTACGGATGACATTGCTCCTGGCTATCACAGCATTGTACAGAG GCCTATGGACCTATCGACTATAAAGAAAAACATTGAGACCGGTATAATTCGTAGCACAGCAGAGTTTCAAAGGGACATCATGCTAATGTTCCAGAATGCGGTTATGTACAATAGCTCTGACCATGATGTATACCACATGGCGGTGGAGATGCAAAGGGATGTGTTAGAACAGATCCAG CAATTCCTGGCCACCCAGTTAATAATGCAGACATCAGAGTCAGGCATAAGTGCCAAGAGCCTAAGGGGTCGTGACTCAACACGCAAGCAGGATGCTTCTGAGAAG GATGGTGGCACTCGAGGTCGTCGTTGCGCAATCGAAGCAGACATGAAAATGAAGAAATGA